From a single Apium graveolens cultivar Ventura chromosome 2, ASM990537v1, whole genome shotgun sequence genomic region:
- the LOC141708358 gene encoding inositol-pentakisphosphate 2-kinase-like isoform X2, protein MEMILEARDAGEWAYRGEGAANLVLSYTGSYPPFVGKVLRVRKITENGAEYDNGLSGLSKHECLLWDELISAPSREMAEHLYVKNVMRPLLGSDYVESGVRVLVGKGFLESVESNILSKRPSWRVNDAKTNTECVSALLLPDLSHFPGSVLNKEFCITVEIKPKCGFLPVSDLIAEENSVKKSISRFKMHQALKFHQGKISEVSEYDPLDLFSKSIKRVNKAVKDLFLTPQNNFRVFLNGSLIYGGLGGSPSSKSYLTRETFEDVLKCVIQSDNGNRTTKFLDLVAETVFRSRLLDRLLKAQMLDTLDIEGAIHAYYNVVSQSCKVCSKFREVEEKLSERYSHIHSDPYSKSLKIVKDYLTAATAKDLSTMISFRPTENRDMESLDDTVVLKSTRQSFQYKLW, encoded by the exons ATGGAGATGATTTTAGAGGCTAGAGATGCTGGGGAGTGGGCTTATAGAGGAGAAGGCGCTGCTAATCTTGTTCTTTCTTACACTGGATCATACCCTCCTTTT GTTGGGAAAGTATTGCGTGTGCGGAAGATAACTGAAAATGGGGCAGAATATGATAATGGACTCTCTGGCCTAAGCAAGCATGAGTGCTTACTTTGGGATGAACTTATATCGGCCCCATCCAGGGAAATGGCTGAGCACCTGTATGTAAAGAATGTTATGAGACCTCTGCTAGGTTCCGATTATGTTGAGTCTGGG GTCCGAGTACTTGTGGGCAAGGGATTTTTGGAGTCTGTTGAAAGTAATATTCTTTCTAAGCGTCCTTCATGGCGAGTCAATGATGCAAAGACCAACACAGAATGTGTTTCTGCTCTTCTTCTACCTGATCTCTCACATTTTCCTGGCA GTGTTCTTAATAAAGAATTCTGCATAACTGTTGAGATAAAG CCCAAATGCGGATTTCTGCCAGTTTCAGATTTGATAGCTGAGGAAAATTCTGTTAAAAAGAGCATAAGCCGATTTAAAATGCATCAGGCACTGAAATTCCATCAGGGGAAG ATATCGGAAGTAAGCGAATACGATCCGTTGGATCTGTTCTCTAAATCTATAAAGAGAGTAAATAAAGCTGTGAAGGACCTTTTTCTTACACCTCAGAACAATTTTCGGGTATTTTTAAATGGTTCTCTCATATATGGGGGCTTAGGTGGTAGCCCAAGCAGCAAGAGCTATCTGACTAGGGAAACGTTTGAAGATGTACTGAAATGTGTGATTCAATCAGACAATGGCAATCGTACAACAAAGTTCCTGGATCTTGTTGCTGAGACAGTTTTCAGATCAAGACTATTAGATAGGCTCCTAAAAGCCCAGATGCTTGATACGCTTGACATTGAAGGGGCAATTCATGCATATTATAATGTTGTTTCCCAGTCTTGTAAAGTATGCAGCAAATTCCGGGAAGTAGAAGAGAAACTGTCAGAAAGATATTCCCATATTCATTCAGATCCATACAGTAAAAGCTTAAAGATTGTGAAGGACTATCTGACTGCTGCAACTGCAAAGGACTTGAGTACGATGATAAGTTTTAGACCCACTGAAAACAGAGACATGGAATCTTTGGATGATACTGTTGTACTAAAATCGACTAGACAAAGCTTTCAATACAAG TTGTGGTAG
- the LOC141708358 gene encoding inositol-pentakisphosphate 2-kinase-like isoform X3, translated as MAEHLYVKNVMRPLLGSDYVESGVRVLVGKGFLESVESNILSKRPSWRVNDAKTNTECVSALLLPDLSHFPGSVLNKEFCITVEIKPKCGFLPVSDLIAEENSVKKSISRFKMHQALKFHQGKISEVSEYDPLDLFSKSIKRVNKAVKDLFLTPQNNFRVFLNGSLIYGGLGGSPSSKSYLTRETFEDVLKCVIQSDNGNRTTKFLDLVAETVFRSRLLDRLLKAQMLDTLDIEGAIHAYYNVVSQSCKVCSKFREVEEKLSERYSHIHSDPYSKSLKIVKDYLTAATAKDLSTMISFRPTENRDMESLDDTVVLKSTRQSFQYKASFLDLDRKPLTKMEYYYELDQKIVRAYSQISKVKDNPVVVA; from the exons ATGGCTGAGCACCTGTATGTAAAGAATGTTATGAGACCTCTGCTAGGTTCCGATTATGTTGAGTCTGGG GTCCGAGTACTTGTGGGCAAGGGATTTTTGGAGTCTGTTGAAAGTAATATTCTTTCTAAGCGTCCTTCATGGCGAGTCAATGATGCAAAGACCAACACAGAATGTGTTTCTGCTCTTCTTCTACCTGATCTCTCACATTTTCCTGGCA GTGTTCTTAATAAAGAATTCTGCATAACTGTTGAGATAAAG CCCAAATGCGGATTTCTGCCAGTTTCAGATTTGATAGCTGAGGAAAATTCTGTTAAAAAGAGCATAAGCCGATTTAAAATGCATCAGGCACTGAAATTCCATCAGGGGAAG ATATCGGAAGTAAGCGAATACGATCCGTTGGATCTGTTCTCTAAATCTATAAAGAGAGTAAATAAAGCTGTGAAGGACCTTTTTCTTACACCTCAGAACAATTTTCGGGTATTTTTAAATGGTTCTCTCATATATGGGGGCTTAGGTGGTAGCCCAAGCAGCAAGAGCTATCTGACTAGGGAAACGTTTGAAGATGTACTGAAATGTGTGATTCAATCAGACAATGGCAATCGTACAACAAAGTTCCTGGATCTTGTTGCTGAGACAGTTTTCAGATCAAGACTATTAGATAGGCTCCTAAAAGCCCAGATGCTTGATACGCTTGACATTGAAGGGGCAATTCATGCATATTATAATGTTGTTTCCCAGTCTTGTAAAGTATGCAGCAAATTCCGGGAAGTAGAAGAGAAACTGTCAGAAAGATATTCCCATATTCATTCAGATCCATACAGTAAAAGCTTAAAGATTGTGAAGGACTATCTGACTGCTGCAACTGCAAAGGACTTGAGTACGATGATAAGTTTTAGACCCACTGAAAACAGAGACATGGAATCTTTGGATGATACTGTTGTACTAAAATCGACTAGACAAAGCTTTCAATACAAG GCATCTTTTCTTGACCTGGATAGAAAACCTCTAACGAAGATGGAATACTATTATGAGTTAGACCAGAAAATAGTTCGCGCTTATTCTCAGATATCTAAAGTCAAGGATAATCCAG TTGTGGTAGCTTGA
- the LOC141708358 gene encoding inositol-pentakisphosphate 2-kinase-like isoform X1: MEMILEARDAGEWAYRGEGAANLVLSYTGSYPPFVGKVLRVRKITENGAEYDNGLSGLSKHECLLWDELISAPSREMAEHLYVKNVMRPLLGSDYVESGVRVLVGKGFLESVESNILSKRPSWRVNDAKTNTECVSALLLPDLSHFPGSVLNKEFCITVEIKPKCGFLPVSDLIAEENSVKKSISRFKMHQALKFHQGKISEVSEYDPLDLFSKSIKRVNKAVKDLFLTPQNNFRVFLNGSLIYGGLGGSPSSKSYLTRETFEDVLKCVIQSDNGNRTTKFLDLVAETVFRSRLLDRLLKAQMLDTLDIEGAIHAYYNVVSQSCKVCSKFREVEEKLSERYSHIHSDPYSKSLKIVKDYLTAATAKDLSTMISFRPTENRDMESLDDTVVLKSTRQSFQYKASFLDLDRKPLTKMEYYYELDQKIVRAYSQISKVKDNPVVVA; this comes from the exons ATGGAGATGATTTTAGAGGCTAGAGATGCTGGGGAGTGGGCTTATAGAGGAGAAGGCGCTGCTAATCTTGTTCTTTCTTACACTGGATCATACCCTCCTTTT GTTGGGAAAGTATTGCGTGTGCGGAAGATAACTGAAAATGGGGCAGAATATGATAATGGACTCTCTGGCCTAAGCAAGCATGAGTGCTTACTTTGGGATGAACTTATATCGGCCCCATCCAGGGAAATGGCTGAGCACCTGTATGTAAAGAATGTTATGAGACCTCTGCTAGGTTCCGATTATGTTGAGTCTGGG GTCCGAGTACTTGTGGGCAAGGGATTTTTGGAGTCTGTTGAAAGTAATATTCTTTCTAAGCGTCCTTCATGGCGAGTCAATGATGCAAAGACCAACACAGAATGTGTTTCTGCTCTTCTTCTACCTGATCTCTCACATTTTCCTGGCA GTGTTCTTAATAAAGAATTCTGCATAACTGTTGAGATAAAG CCCAAATGCGGATTTCTGCCAGTTTCAGATTTGATAGCTGAGGAAAATTCTGTTAAAAAGAGCATAAGCCGATTTAAAATGCATCAGGCACTGAAATTCCATCAGGGGAAG ATATCGGAAGTAAGCGAATACGATCCGTTGGATCTGTTCTCTAAATCTATAAAGAGAGTAAATAAAGCTGTGAAGGACCTTTTTCTTACACCTCAGAACAATTTTCGGGTATTTTTAAATGGTTCTCTCATATATGGGGGCTTAGGTGGTAGCCCAAGCAGCAAGAGCTATCTGACTAGGGAAACGTTTGAAGATGTACTGAAATGTGTGATTCAATCAGACAATGGCAATCGTACAACAAAGTTCCTGGATCTTGTTGCTGAGACAGTTTTCAGATCAAGACTATTAGATAGGCTCCTAAAAGCCCAGATGCTTGATACGCTTGACATTGAAGGGGCAATTCATGCATATTATAATGTTGTTTCCCAGTCTTGTAAAGTATGCAGCAAATTCCGGGAAGTAGAAGAGAAACTGTCAGAAAGATATTCCCATATTCATTCAGATCCATACAGTAAAAGCTTAAAGATTGTGAAGGACTATCTGACTGCTGCAACTGCAAAGGACTTGAGTACGATGATAAGTTTTAGACCCACTGAAAACAGAGACATGGAATCTTTGGATGATACTGTTGTACTAAAATCGACTAGACAAAGCTTTCAATACAAG GCATCTTTTCTTGACCTGGATAGAAAACCTCTAACGAAGATGGAATACTATTATGAGTTAGACCAGAAAATAGTTCGCGCTTATTCTCAGATATCTAAAGTCAAGGATAATCCAG TTGTGGTAGCTTGA
- the LOC141699913 gene encoding uncharacterized protein LOC141699913: METEKNKESTVGLNYPMLTRGNYTVWALKMKACMDAHGIWVAVSPKDPKAVVEEKKDKMALAVIYQGIPEDILLSIAEKETAKEAWEAVKVLCQGAERVKAARIQTLRSEFEAMIMKEGESLDDFCLKLNGLVTNIRTLGDEMAEAYVVKKVLRAMPHKFLQITSAIEQFGDLEKMSIEEVIGSLKAHEERLRGQPDASGGTNQLLLTEEEWRKKDKEESKLLD; the protein is encoded by the coding sequence ATGGAGACCGAGAAAAATAAGGAGAGCACGGTGGGATTAAATTATCCCATGTTGACAAGGGGGAACTACACGGTGTGGGCCTTGAAGATGAAGGCGTGTATGGATGCACATGGAATATGGGTGGCAGTGTCACCAAAGGACCCGAAAGCTGTTGTTGAAGAAAAGAAAGACAAGATGGCGTTGGCTGTTATCTATCAGGGAATCCCTGAGGATATTCTTTTGTCGATAGCGGAGAAAGAAACCGCGAAGGAGGCCTGGGAAGCAGTGAAGGTGCTTTGTCAGGGAGCAGAACGGGTGAAAGCGGCTAGAATTCAAACTCTAAGATCAGAGTTTGAAGCAATGATTATGAAGGAAGGTGAATCTCTCGACGATTTTTGCCTAAAATTAAATGGACTAGTAACAAACATACGAACCCTGGGTGATGAAATGGCTGAGGCGTATGTTGTTAAAAAGGTATTGAGAGCAATGCCACATAAATTCTTGCAAATTACTTCCGCCATCGAGCAATTTGGCGATCTGGAGAAGATGAGCATTGAGGAAGTAATAGGTTCGTTGAAGGCGCATGAGGAAAGGCTCCGTGGACAACCTGATGCGAGTGGGGGCACTAATCAGTTGCTACTCACGGAGGAAGAATGGAGGAAGAAGGACAAGGAGGAGAGTAAATTGCTGGATTAA